In the genome of Maribacter forsetii DSM 18668, the window TACCGAACATTTAATAGGTATGAACGGCTCGTCTTACAAAAACGGATTTATCATTATTGCCTGGGAAGTTACTTCGGCTTTGGCATTGGTAGTTGCGGCTATCTATTTTGTGCCAAAGTATTTAAAAATGGGTCTGACCACAATACCTGAGTATTTAGAAAAAAGGTTTGACAGTACTACCAGAACATTGGTGGCGTTATTTTTAATGGTATCATTTGTAGTAACGTTATTACCAATTGTACTTTATACCGGAGCCATAAATATTGAGAGTATATTTAATATTTCTGAAGTTCTAGATGTAACCAAAGAAGAAGGCCTTTGGGTGACAGTAGTTTGTATTGGGGTTTTAGGATCTGTTTATGCCATATTTGGAGGTTTAAAAGCTGTAGCTATTTCAGATACGATTAACGGGTATGGATTATTGATCGGTGGTTTGGCAATACCTATAATTGCACTGGTAAGTATTGGTGATGGCAATCCTTTAGAAGGTTTGTCTACAGTGTTTAACCATAGTCCAGAAAAATTTAATGTCATTGGAGCTAAGGATTCTGTTTTGCCATTTGAAGTGCTTTTTACGGGTTTGATCATTAATCAATTATATTTTTGGAGTATGAATCAAACCATTATTCAACGAGCACTTGGTGCCAAGAATTTGGTAGAGGCTCAAAAGGGGCTTCTCTTTACGGGAGTTTTAAAAATTTTAGTACCTATAATTATTATACTTCCAGGTGTAATTGCCTTTTATTACTTTGGTGATTCCCTTTATGACAATCAAGACATGATTTATCCTGAGCTTGTTAAAAAGGTGTTACCCATTGGTTTTGTCGGGGTATTTGCAGCCATAATTATGGGTGCTGTACTAAGTACTTTTAATAGTGTTTTAAATAGTGCTGCCACCATATTTAGTATAGATGTTTTTAAAAGACATTTTGGTAAAAATGCAAGTGATAAAAAGTTGGTAAGAGTAGGCAAATTGACGTCAACTATACTTGCGGTATTTGCCATTTTGGTAGCGCCAATGGTAGCCAATGCACCAGACGGTCTTTACCAACTTTTACAACAGCTTAATGGTATTTTCTTTATACCCATAGCATCTATAATGCTGGCAGGGTTTTTCTTAAAAAAGATATCGGCCACAGCAGCTAAAGTAGCCTTGCTCGTAGGCTTGTTGTTTTATATTTTAACAACCTTTATATTTAAAGTAGACATTCATTTTGTGCATATATGGGGAATAGAATTTGTGTTGAATATGTTGGTAATGTTTATAGTTTCTTACTTCTACCCGAACAAGAAAGCTATTAAAGAAGAAGCACATGATTTTGTAGAGATGAAAGAATGGAAGTACACAAAACCAATGGCAATAATTTTGTGTATTATTACAATTGTAATTTATGTGCTATTGGGCACAAATTAAGACTTTGCTATGGGTAGATTATGGGTAAAAGGCTTTGGTGTATTCTTTATTTTAACCCTGCTTTCTTGTAAAGAGAATACCAACAAAAAAGAAATTGCAAATATTCTTCCAGTAGATTCATTATTGCATATACGTTATCAGAAACTTTTAAATTATCCTATTGATTCAATATCCATTCCTAGAAGTTATGATCCTAAAACAAATAAGGTATTCAAAGTAGCATCAAAAGATTGGACAAGCGGATTTTACCCTGGTAATCTTTGGCAGCTCTATAAGTTGACGGGTGATGAAGCTTATAGGTCTAAGGCAATTGCGTGGACCTCTGTTATGGAGAAAGAGAAGTATAATGATGGCACCCATGATATGGGGTTTAAAATATATTGCAGTTTTGGAGAAGGGTATGAGGTGACCGGTAATGAAAAGTATAAAGAGGTAATTATTGAAAGTGCAACAACATTGGTAACCAGATTTAACGATAAAGTAGGTAGCATACGATCTTGGGACTTTAATAAGGATATTTGGGAGTTTCCGGTAATTATCGATAATATGATGAATCTAGAGCTTTTGTTTGAAGCCACTAAGATTTCAGGTGATAGTACCTTTCATAAAGTTGCGGTTAAACATGCGAATACTACCTTAAAAAACCATTTTAGAAAAGATAATAGTAGTTACCATGTTGTTATATATGATACTATTTCAGGAGGTATAAAAGACAAAGTTACCCATCAAGGGTTTAGTGATAAGTCTGCTTGGGCTAGGGGGCAGGCATGGGGTATTTATGGTTTTACGATGTGCTATAGGTATACCAAGAATCCTCTTTATTTGGAACAAGCGGAAAAATCTGCTGCATTTTATTTGAATCATGAAAACTTGCCTGAAGACGGAATTCCGTATTGGGATTTTAATGACACTGAAATACCAAATGTGGTGAAAGATGTTTCTGCAGCTGCCATTACAGCATCTGCATTGGTAGAATTGTTTTCTTATACTAATGACACTTCTTATCTCACTTATGCGGATAAAGTGTTAAGTACTTTACAAAGTGAGAACTATATTTTACCAGTAGACATAGAAGCTCCTTTTGTTCTGAACCATAGTACAGGTAACTGGCCTAAAAAAGATGAGATGGATGTATCAATAAACTATGGTGACTACTATTTTTTAGAATTATTGCTAAAGTAGAAAATAGCAAGCGTGAAAAACCATAATAGTAAGTCACTTTTTGTTGTAACCTCAACAGGATTCAAATCTTTAGGTGTTTGAGTCGTAATCAATAATTGCATGTTGTTTGTACTTACTCTATTTTGTGTTAATCTTACTTTTTCAAGGATATAGCTGGTTTAATATTAATATTTTTCTGCATGTAACCTGTTTACAGAAACTAGTTGGTTATGAGCAATAACATTTATATATGTTCAGGTACACGTAGAAATAAGTTATGGGTATCCCAGTTAATCTTAAAGGCATTTAAAGAACGATTTAATTGAATGAAGGTTTACCTCTTAACCTTTCAAATTGTTTATAGGCTTTGTCTACTTTCTCTTTTGGTGCTTTTTTAAATTCTTTCTCGGTAACCCCATAATGCATTTGAACGCTGTCTAACTTTTTGTGCATTAAAGTCAAAGTCTCCGCATATGTCGTATCCAAAATTAAATTGTTTTTCTCTTTAGGGTCCTTATCCAGATCATATAGTTCCCAAGCATCTATATCATCATAAAAGTGGATGAGTTTATAGCGTTTTGTTCTAATTCCGTAATGTTTTTTCACCATATGAAAAGCGGGGTAGTCGTAGTAATGATAATATACCACATCTCTAAAATCTTCTTGATTTGAGGTGCCGTTCAATAATCCAGCAAAAGATTCTCCTTGCATTTCAGTGCTGAAATCTGATAATCCGGTGAGGTCTAAAAACGTTGGTGCAAAATCTAGGTTTTGAACCATGGCGTCAATTTTGGTTCCAGATTTTATGGTACCAGGTAATTGCATCAATAGTGGTGTTTTAAAAGATTCCTCGTACATAAATCGCTTATCAAACCATCCATTTTCTCCCATCCAGAAACCTTGATCAGAAGTATATACCACTAGCGTATTTTCATCGAGACCACTTTCTTCCAGATAATCTAGAATTTCACCTACACCTTCGTCTACGGCTGCAATGGTCGCCATATAATCTTGAATGTAACGTTGCCCTTTCCAAATAGCTAAATCCTTTCCAGTTAAGCTGGCTTTATGAAAAGCATTGTTTTTCGCTAAATATGCGGTGTCCCATGCATTGCGTTGGCTTGGGGTCATTCTATCAAAATCGGTCTTCCAAGGGTTGTTCAAAAGTTGGGTGCTCCCAAATGCCGTAGTCATTTTTAGGTCATGACCTTCGTACATGTCGTTGTAAATGGTCTGTAACTGTTCTTTGCGAGCCCATTGTTTATTGAATTCTGGAAAATAACTTTCCGGTAGTGGAAACTGTACAGAATCATACAAATTAGCATGGCGTAAGGCTGGCATCCAATTTCTATGGGGTGCTTTGTGTTGCACCATTAAAAAGAACGGTAGAGAATCTGTTCGGTCTTGCTGTAACCATTGTAGTGCATCTTCGGTAATAATATCGGTGGCATAACCTTCAATACGGGTGGTGTCACCATTTTCAATAAAATCTGGGTTATAATAGTTCCCCTGGTCGACGATAATTTTCCATTGGTCAAAACCTTTAGGGTAGCCGTGTAAATGCCATTTGCCAAAAACAGCGGTTTCGTATCCTGATTGCTGAAACATTTTTGGCAATGTGGGCTGACTACCGTCAAAGTGGTCTCCGTTCTGTCTAAATCCGTTAATATGACTATGTTTTCCTGTTAATATAACAGCTCTACTTGGTCCACAGATAGAATTAGTTACGAAACTATTGTTGAATAGTACACCATTTTTAGCTAGTCTATCAATATTAGGAGTACTCGCTAATTTACTGATCGGATGTCCATAGGCACTAATTGCCTGTATGGCATGAT includes:
- a CDS encoding glycoside hydrolase family 88 protein, which codes for MGRLWVKGFGVFFILTLLSCKENTNKKEIANILPVDSLLHIRYQKLLNYPIDSISIPRSYDPKTNKVFKVASKDWTSGFYPGNLWQLYKLTGDEAYRSKAIAWTSVMEKEKYNDGTHDMGFKIYCSFGEGYEVTGNEKYKEVIIESATTLVTRFNDKVGSIRSWDFNKDIWEFPVIIDNMMNLELLFEATKISGDSTFHKVAVKHANTTLKNHFRKDNSSYHVVIYDTISGGIKDKVTHQGFSDKSAWARGQAWGIYGFTMCYRYTKNPLYLEQAEKSAAFYLNHENLPEDGIPYWDFNDTEIPNVVKDVSAAAITASALVELFSYTNDTSYLTYADKVLSTLQSENYILPVDIEAPFVLNHSTGNWPKKDEMDVSINYGDYYFLELLLK
- a CDS encoding sulfatase family protein translates to MRIVILMLVIGLSHISCNTKAKTVTKTDQKPNIVFIMADDHAIQAISAYGHPISKLASTPNIDRLAKNGVLFNNSFVTNSICGPSRAVILTGKHSHINGFRQNGDHFDGSQPTLPKMFQQSGYETAVFGKWHLHGYPKGFDQWKIIVDQGNYYNPDFIENGDTTRIEGYATDIITEDALQWLQQDRTDSLPFFLMVQHKAPHRNWMPALRHANLYDSVQFPLPESYFPEFNKQWARKEQLQTIYNDMYEGHDLKMTTAFGSTQLLNNPWKTDFDRMTPSQRNAWDTAYLAKNNAFHKASLTGKDLAIWKGQRYIQDYMATIAAVDEGVGEILDYLEESGLDENTLVVYTSDQGFWMGENGWFDKRFMYEESFKTPLLMQLPGTIKSGTKIDAMVQNLDFAPTFLDLTGLSDFSTEMQGESFAGLLNGTSNQEDFRDVVYYHYYDYPAFHMVKKHYGIRTKRYKLIHFYDDIDAWELYDLDKDPKEKNNLILDTTYAETLTLMHKKLDSVQMHYGVTEKEFKKAPKEKVDKAYKQFERLRGKPSFN
- a CDS encoding solute:sodium symporter family transporter, which produces MYTAITFIAFTAFVALYSWYKLRKEKLDSKDGYFLGGRSLTGVVIAGSMLLTNISTEHLIGMNGSSYKNGFIIIAWEVTSALALVVAAIYFVPKYLKMGLTTIPEYLEKRFDSTTRTLVALFLMVSFVVTLLPIVLYTGAINIESIFNISEVLDVTKEEGLWVTVVCIGVLGSVYAIFGGLKAVAISDTINGYGLLIGGLAIPIIALVSIGDGNPLEGLSTVFNHSPEKFNVIGAKDSVLPFEVLFTGLIINQLYFWSMNQTIIQRALGAKNLVEAQKGLLFTGVLKILVPIIIILPGVIAFYYFGDSLYDNQDMIYPELVKKVLPIGFVGVFAAIIMGAVLSTFNSVLNSAATIFSIDVFKRHFGKNASDKKLVRVGKLTSTILAVFAILVAPMVANAPDGLYQLLQQLNGIFFIPIASIMLAGFFLKKISATAAKVALLVGLLFYILTTFIFKVDIHFVHIWGIEFVLNMLVMFIVSYFYPNKKAIKEEAHDFVEMKEWKYTKPMAIILCIITIVIYVLLGTN